A window from Dama dama isolate Ldn47 chromosome 11, ASM3311817v1, whole genome shotgun sequence encodes these proteins:
- the BBLN gene encoding bublin coiled-coil protein has product MSGPNGDLGTPVEAGAEGEEEGFGEAEYAAINSMLDQINSCLDHLEEKNDHLHARLQELLESNRQTRLEFQQQLGETPSDANP; this is encoded by the exons ATGTCGGGCCCCAACGGGGACCTGGGCACGCCGGTGGAGGCGGGCGCGGAAGGCGAGGAAGAGGGCTTCGGAGAAGCAG AATACGCTGCCATCAACTCCATGTTGGACCAGATCAACTCCTGTCTGGACCACCTGGAGGAGAAGAATGACCACctccatgcccgcctccaggaaCTGCTTGAATCCAACCGGCAGACTCGCCTTGAGTTCCAGCAGCAGCTCGGGGAGACCCCTAGTGATGCCAACCCCTAG
- the LCN2 gene encoding neutrophil gelatinase-associated lipocalin, which yields MSVALLWLGFTLLGALHTQAQSSTPRLLRAPPLSKIPLQPNFQADQFQGKWYVVGVAGNAIKKEEQDQFKMYTSNYELKEDGSYNVTSTLLRDEGCDYWIRTFVPSSRPGQFTLGNIKSYPGIRSYTVRVVNTDYNQFAIVFFKKVQKKQGYFKTTLYGRTKELTPEVKENFINFAKSLRLTDDHIVFTVPIDRCIDDQ from the exons ATGTCCGTAGCTCTCCTGTGGCTGGGCTTCACCCTCCTGGGGGCCCTGCACACCCAGGCCCAGAGTTCTACCCCCAGACTGCTGCGGGCCCCACCTCTGTCCAAGATCCCGCTGCAGCCCAACTTCCAGGCTGACCAG TTCCAGGGGAAGTGGTACGTCGTAGGCGTGGCGGGGAATGCAATTAAGAAGGAAGAGCAAGACCAGTTTAAGATGTACACTTCCAACTACGAGCTAAAGGAAGACGGCAGCTACAACGTCACCTCCACCCTATTAAG GGACGAGGGCTGTGACTACTGGATCAGAACTTTTGTCCCGAGCTCCCGGCCTGGCCAGTTCACCCTTGGCAATATTAAGA GCTACCCCGGGATAAGGAGCTACACTGTGCGGGTGGTGAACACCGACTACAACCAGTTTGCCATAGTGTTCTTCAAGAAGGTTCAAAAGAAACAGGGGTACTTCAAGACCACCCTTTATG GGAGGACCAAGGAGCTGACCCCTGAAGTGAAGGAGAACTTCATCAACTTCGCCAAGTCCCTGCGCCTCACCGATGACCACATCGTCTTCACCGTCCCAATTG ACCGGTGCATCGATGACCAGTGA